In Juglans microcarpa x Juglans regia isolate MS1-56 chromosome 1S, Jm3101_v1.0, whole genome shotgun sequence, the genomic stretch tgaaaaaaaaaattatgaaaaacatattttgGTTCTTGGTTGGCAAACATGATCAATAATTtctagttataaaaaaaatgttaaaaagaaagaaagaaaaacatgttTATGTTCTTGGTTGGCAGACAGTCATTAGTTTatagttttgttgtattgatatttttttatctgatcAACTCACTGCGCCTTATTTCATGTACTGGggaaaaattaacaaaaactaCTAGTGGGTCGTTCATTGTTGGGTGGCCTCAACAACTTGTCTAGTTTACTTGGCACATCGAATGGGATAACTTGCAGCCATTCCTTATCACAGGTCAGTGTTTTTCTCCTTTGCTGTTTTGGTTATTATTATGACGATggtcatttttatttacttaaacaTATAGTTATCGAAAATAATGGACAGAGAGCAACTTCTGATGGGCTAAATGGTGAAGACTACATGCTATTGCCAACCTTAATTGTTTAGAAGAGGCATGATCACGTGGTTGCTTTCAGTTTACATGGAATTTCTTCAGACCCGCTTTCTTTTTAACAATGTTGTCAAAAATATGTGAGATGCATCAATCAAACTTTTTGACTCTGTGGAGATCATAGCACATGGAAACCCTCAGTTCAGTGTGGGATTCCGCGGGGGAGGGAGGAATAGATTATCAATCAAGCCTGTGCCAGTTTTGGTTCCTCTTGGAAGGAAGAACTGTTTTAACTCTCTCTCTTAGGAAGGCTGAGAGGAAGTTATCAAAATTACCTATATTTTCTTGGTGGGTATAAAAGCACCCCTAATAAGCAGCAACTAATGTTAGTCCAATTCGCTAAACCAAATAATTAAAGGTTCTCTGTCATTACCTCTTTTGGAAATAACCTTAATTTTTGTTATGTGCAATTTTACAGCAGCAAAGGACTTTCATTCAGATGCGAACGGTTCTCAAAGTTGTGGACAACTCTGGGGCTAAAAAGGTGATGTGCATACAAGCTTTAAAGGGGAAGAAAGGTGCAAGACTGGGAGACACAATAGTTGCATCAGTCAAGGAAGCCCATCCAAATGGAAAAGTAAAGAAGGGAAAGGTTGTATATGGCGTGGTTGTACGTGCTGCAATGCAACGTGGCCGCTGTGATGGCAGTGAGGTGAAGTTTGATGACAATGCCGTGGTGCTTGTCGACAAGCAAGGCCAACCGATTGGGACCAGAGTTTTTGGGCCTGTCCCGCATGAGCTGAGGAAGAAAAAGCATGTCAAGATTCTCACTTTGGCGGGGCATATTGCCTGAAGTATGGAGCACACTGGACACATGATACAGGAGTGACAGAATAGGCATGGATCAAGTGGATCGAGCATATGCGACATTATACTCTTGAAATTTGGTTGAATATGTCCGCTCTTATATATTTGTCATGCtattttggaaggaaaacaaatatgaggaaaaaaaatgcaatgatGTCAAAAAATAGAGCATTCGCATCACAGATTGGCCATATGACTGCTTGTAGCAAACGGCTGAGGACACGCTATTTTCAATGAAAAACATCAGTAGGTGAAAACGG encodes the following:
- the LOC121247181 gene encoding 50S ribosomal protein HLP, mitochondrial-like isoform X1; this translates as MAAGFASKWSLVGRSLLGGLNNLSSLLGTSNGITCSHSLSQQQRTFIQMRTVLKVVDNSGAKKVMCIQALKGKKGARLGDTIVASVKEAHPNGKVKKGKVVYGVVVRAAMQRGRCDGSEVKFDDNAVVLVDKQGQPIGTRVFGPVPHELRKKKHVKILTLAGHIA
- the LOC121247181 gene encoding 50S ribosomal protein HLP, mitochondrial-like isoform X2, which gives rise to MAAGFASKWSLVGRSLLGGLNNLSSLLGTSNGITCSHSLSQQRTFIQMRTVLKVVDNSGAKKVMCIQALKGKKGARLGDTIVASVKEAHPNGKVKKGKVVYGVVVRAAMQRGRCDGSEVKFDDNAVVLVDKQGQPIGTRVFGPVPHELRKKKHVKILTLAGHIA